The Natronosporangium hydrolyticum nucleotide sequence ACAGTAGCCGGGTTCGCAGGTTCCGTAGCCGGTGCCCGCCGGTGGATTCGCCCGCGGTGTCACTTCGATCGGGTTCGTGGTCGCTCACGTGGCGAGCGTACCTTGCGTTAGTGGGACTAACGAACTAGCCTGGAGTGAAACGTTAGTGCCACTAATCATTTGGAGTGTCCATGGGACAGACAACCGAAACCAGCGCCATCGCCTTCGGTCCGCAGTTGATCGGCCGAACGGAGAAGGCGCTCAACGCCCTCCTGGATCGGCAGCTCGCCGGCACCGGACTGATCGAACCGCAGTGGGTGGCGCTGACGCTCACCGTCGGGAGCGGCGGGGCGGTGCCCGGCGAGACGCTCGTCGACCGGATCTCCGGCGCCCTGAAGGTCGACCAGGCTACGACTCATCGACTGGTCGGGGAGCTGGCCGCCGTCGACCTGGTGCGGACGACCGAGGCGGGAGTGATCGTCGCGACCGAGGCCGGCGAGCGGCGCTGGCGTGCGGTCCGCGCCGGCATCGTCCCGCTGACCGAAGAGTTGTGGGGCGACCTCGCCGAGACCGAGCTGAAAGTTGCGAGCCGGGTGTTGAACACCATCCTGGCCCGCGCAGATGCCATGCTCGCCACGACATGACCCGGTGGCTGGCGGGGCCCGGGGGTCACGCCAGCTCGGCGAGCCGTCGCAGGTCCCGCCAGAGCGCGTCGATCGTCTCCTCGGTGGTGTGGGGGGAGCCTACCGCCAGCCGCAACGTGTAGCGGCCATTGACCCGGGTGTGGGTCAGGAACACCTCGCCGGCCGCGTTGAGCCGGGTGAGCAGTCGCTCATTGCTGGCGTCGTCACCGCCGCGCAGCCGGAAGCACACCAGTGCGAACGGATGGTCGGTGACCAGTTCGAAGCGGTCGTCGGCGCGGACCAGGTCGGCGAAGCGGGCGGCGAGCGCAACGCCGTGGCGGATGTGCGCCCGGAGCCCTTCGGCTCCGTACCACCGAAGCACGAACCACAGCTTCAGGGCCCGGAACCGCCGGCCCAGCGGCACCTGCCAGTCCCGATAGTCGATGACCGCGCCGGTGCTGGTGGCGGCGTTGCGAAGGTACTCCGGCAGCACGGTCAGGGCCGCGACCAGCTCTGCCCGGTCGGCTACCCAGAACGCGTCGCAGTCGAAGCCGGTGAGCAGCCACTTGTGCGGGTCGAAGCAGTACGAGTCGGCGTGCGCCACCCCGGCGTGGGTCCAGCGCAGCTCCGGGCAGACCGCGGCTGAGCCGGCGTACGCCGCGTCGACGTGCAGCCACACCTGCTCCTGGGTGCAGATTTCACCGATCTGCGGCAGTGGGTCGATCGCGGTGGTGGAGGTGGTGCCGATCGTCGCGACGACCAGCGCTGGGGTCGCGCCGGCGGCCCGGTCGGCGGCGAGCTGGTCGCGCAGCGCATCCGGCCGCATCGCCAACGTCTGCGGATCCACCTCGACCAGCCGCAGCGCCGACTCGCCGAGGCCGGCGATGCGGACCGCCTTCTCGATCGACGAGTGGCCCTCGGTGGAGGTGTAGACCGTGTACCGGCGGTCCACGCCGGCGGTGCGCCAGGCGCCGTCGCTGGCCCGGTGCAGCGCCGCCAGGGTCGCCACTAGCGCGGCCGACGAGGCGGAGTCCTGGATGACGCCGCCGCCGGGCCCGTGGCTGTGGAACCTGGCCGGCAGGCCGAGCAGGTCGACCAACCAGTCCAGCATCACCGTCTCCAGCTCGGTGGCGGCCGGCCCGGTGGACCACAGCATCCCCTGCGTGCCCAGCCCTGAACTGATCAGGTCACCCAGCACGCTGGGGCCGGAGGTGTTGGCGGGGAAGTAGCCGAAGAACCCCGGATGCTGCCAGTGGGTGGTCGCCGGGGTGATGATCTGGTCGAGGTCGGCGAGCACCGCCTCGATGGGCTCACCGTGTGCGGGCGGCTTGCTGGGCAGCTGGCCCGCCACCTGCCCCGGCTTGACCGGGGGCTGGACCGGGAGGGTGGCGGGCTGCTCGGCGAGTCGTCGCCAGTAGTCCGCCACCCAGTCGACCAGCTGGTGTCCGTAGGCCCGAAAATCCTCCGGGGTCATGTGCGAGGCCACGCTCCGATGTTACGGCGTGCGGACGCCGCAGTTGCGCTAGCTGTCGCCGGCCAACCGGTCGGTGAACCAGTCGGCGGTCAGCCGCATCGCCCGCACCTCGTTGCTGCGCCGGGTGAAGCCGTGCCCCTCGTCGTCGAAGACGACAT carries:
- a CDS encoding pyridoxal phosphate-dependent decarboxylase family protein yields the protein MASHMTPEDFRAYGHQLVDWVADYWRRLAEQPATLPVQPPVKPGQVAGQLPSKPPAHGEPIEAVLADLDQIITPATTHWQHPGFFGYFPANTSGPSVLGDLISSGLGTQGMLWSTGPAATELETVMLDWLVDLLGLPARFHSHGPGGGVIQDSASSAALVATLAALHRASDGAWRTAGVDRRYTVYTSTEGHSSIEKAVRIAGLGESALRLVEVDPQTLAMRPDALRDQLAADRAAGATPALVVATIGTTSTTAIDPLPQIGEICTQEQVWLHVDAAYAGSAAVCPELRWTHAGVAHADSYCFDPHKWLLTGFDCDAFWVADRAELVAALTVLPEYLRNAATSTGAVIDYRDWQVPLGRRFRALKLWFVLRWYGAEGLRAHIRHGVALAARFADLVRADDRFELVTDHPFALVCFRLRGGDDASNERLLTRLNAAGEVFLTHTRVNGRYTLRLAVGSPHTTEETIDALWRDLRRLAELA
- a CDS encoding MarR family winged helix-turn-helix transcriptional regulator, with amino-acid sequence MGQTTETSAIAFGPQLIGRTEKALNALLDRQLAGTGLIEPQWVALTLTVGSGGAVPGETLVDRISGALKVDQATTHRLVGELAAVDLVRTTEAGVIVATEAGERRWRAVRAGIVPLTEELWGDLAETELKVASRVLNTILARADAMLATT